The Niallia circulans nucleotide sequence TTTTCCTGATTACGGAAGCCGAAGCTTTTTTCGTAGCGTTGATTGTTCAACGCAATTATTGTTGCTGGTGTCTGATGGGTCTTTATAAGCGATTCAGCAAACCCTTCGTAGATATATTTATCCATATTAGCGCCTCCTCTTAAATTGCACTTTAGAGCATTCAGTTAATCAATGCCCTATTCAATTTTTTAAAATCATTTAATCTTTCTTATAATAATATACCAATTAGTATTTAAATACTAATTGGTATATTATTATAGTGTGTTAATATTGTCAAGAGGAGGAAGAACAATGAATAGAAAAAGAATGACTCAAGAGGAGCGAAAAATAGAAACACGAAGGATGCTTCTGGATGCAGCTGCGGAAATTTTTGCTCAACTAGGATTTCATGGGGCATCAGTGGATAAAATTGCGGAATATGCAGGATATAGCAAAGGAGCCGTTTACGCCAACTTTAGTTCAAAAGAAGAACTGTTTCTAGCCTTATTAGAAGAGAAAATGAAAAGAGATGTAGATACTATTCATCAAGCCATGAAAAAACAACATTCCATTGATCAGTTTATCGAAAAAATAGAATATCATTTTGACTTAGAGAGACAAACAAACAAAGTTTGGAGCATCCTTAACATGGAATTTCTCTTATATTCCATGCGTCAAGAATCAGCACGTAAAAAGTGGACTGCCATGATTGTGGAATCGGTAGAACAAATTTCTGAGGGTATTGAAAGTATGATCGAACCGAAGAATCGTGAGAGTGCTCCATCAGCAGAAGAACTTGCATGGACTATTCTATCATTAGGAAATGGTATGGCTACTCTTCATTATATTGCCGAAGGTCGTGTCCCTCATAATTTGTATGGAAAAGCTTTGAAAAACATTTTTAAAACTTCCTAATTAGGAAAACATTACAAAAATTATACACAATCAGTTAAAACATCCAATAAAAGTATACAAAAGAAAAGATGTATTATATTTAACGTTTCACTTCGTTTGGGACCAACAGCCCATAATTTCAAACGATGATTTGTATATTTAATTATTTTTATAGAAAGAGAACTTTATTATAATAATCAACCTTTTTTATAACATCACCCAAAATAGTTCCTTGTATGAAAACTGGTTCGTTATTGAAGGGACCAGTTTTTTGATTACATTGTAAATGTTTATTATTCAGAAAAAGCATAATCAGATTAATATTACTAGGAAGAAGAGTGTTTTCTAATTAACACTCTTAAGAAAGGTATCTTCCATTTTTATAGGAATACTGCCACTATAACACCATAAAAAGGCTATCCTTTGATTTTAAAGAGTAACAGTGAAGAATTATAGGCAATAATTTCAAATACATAGACAAAAAGCGTTCTAATTATTATTAAGGTCGCTTTTTGACTTAGTAGCATTTATTAAAAATTTAGTTCTATTATATAATTTGTGAATAAATGTACTTATACTATCCTGCCCCGTTTCTTCCATAAGCAATTTTTTCATTTATTACAGGAATTCTGTCCTGTTAGTGCCGATAAAAAGAGACATTAATATATTTACTGGATAAACGCCGCTTTTATCATCCTTCCATAAGGTTTGAAAAATCACTAAACCCTTCGGAGCCTTTTTACCATGTTTGGGTCAACAATAAGAAAGTATTTTTAATAAAAACTTGAAAGGGTTCCCCTCACAAGTTACTACACCCCTTTAATGTTAAATCTCTTTCTTATTTCCCCTAATAATTCTTCTACATGAACACGATTGTTAGGATACTTTTCTAGGTACTCCTCACTGTCTTCGACTAAATATTGATAGAATGTATCATAATCTAAAACGAATTCGACATCCTCTTCAACCGCAGGAGCATCTATGTAATAGCAGACCCCTTCTTCTCCGAAGTAATCTTCTTCCCACTCGTCCCAATTATTAGCAAAAACGAATCGAGCATATTCATCTCCATATCCTATTGCCTTAGATATATGTTCTAAAATAGTCAGAAATCTTCCATCACCCATCACATGATAGTACACCTTAATTAATTCTCTTTGTTCTTCTGTTCTCATTATATAAAAACACCTCTTTACTATTCGATAGTCGGAAAGAAGTTAGTAATTTCGTTAGTTTCTAAATTTAAGAAACCTCTAAATCGCACCCCATTAGATGCAATCCCATCAACGACCCTTCCATTAACTTCCCCATTTTTCATAGCTTCTTTACCCCATTCTATTAATTGTTCATCCGAAACGATACTTGGATCATAAACCGTTTTTGGTTGAGTGTCTTTACTCAAACAGTAAAGATATCGCTGAGTTGGATAAAAACGGAAAAATAACCTATCTAGAAAATATACCAGACAATACAAATATGTTTGATTCATACAAAAAATAATATGTGATTTATTCCACTAAAATTATACTACTCCGTTAGTATCATAACCAATCAGGGGCATTATTCCTCTAGGATTAATGCCCCTCATTAATTGAGTAATACAATTTACAATCTTGGTTATTTCATGGAGAATTTTTCAAGGTATATTACACCTTAAATAAATAAAGCTTTTAAATACAACTTGTTTTTTCGGAACAGGGAACAACTGCTTAATAAAATTCTATTTATTATTCTTTATCATTTATTTGCTTATTTGGGATATACTTTTTTAAACATTTCACACACAACTAACATATTTGGTGAAAATGCTATATCATACTCTTTTAACAATTCAGTAAAGAACTTCTCGTGTGCATTCCACCAGAATCGGTAATCACCCTCACCCTCAGCTAAAGCAAATTCTTCGGTAACCTCATTCATTGGAACAACTTGCACAGATTCAATTTCTATAACCGCAACTGGATTTTCCTTACCATTTAAAACAATATAATACTCACCAACCGTAGGAATTGCTTCTTTTTCCATTTCATAAAACACTAGACCAGAAGTTGTTGCTTTCTTCTTTCCAGTAACAACTAATTCTGCTAACCAATCAGCAGAAGCACCAAATTGGAAAGCATCTCTATATTGAATTCCTTCTTTTTTAGTTTCTTCACAAAACTCATTCCAAAATTCTTTAACCCTGTTATTCATTTGATTATTCCTTTAATAATATTTTTGTTTCTTCAAAATCTTCAATCTAGATACTTATTCTAGGTTATTTTGGGTTATCCTTCTTGCACTATACTGACCAGTTTGTGACACAAGAAAGAACCTCTTCATTTATTACAGGAATGCTGCCCCTTTAGCGACATAAGAAAAAGACCTCCCTTTATTCAAGGAAATCTATATAGTATTTAAACAACCCAATTCAATCAAGTTGTCTTTAATAATCTCAAATTCTTTAATATTTGCTATCGAATGAAGCATTTATTCTGCGTTAAATACTGAAAAAACGTTCTTCATTTGCCACTTTTTACTCAGTCATGATCGGCAAAAGCACCTCTCCCCAGAGTTATTATATGGGCATCACCGTTAATTACAATTTAAACTGCTCTTACACTTTCTCTTGTTGACCATTCACAAAGATAGGTAAATGTGGAATGTCAAAACCAAACTGGACAACTTTTATAAGGCCTGTTTCTTGAATTCTACTGGCGTTAAGTAACCGAGTGTTCCATGAATTCGAATATGGTTAAACCAATGAACATAATCATTTAATTCCAGTTTTAGCTGTTCAAGAGAAGTAAAATGGGCTCCATTTGCGAATTCCGTTTTGAAGACTTTGAACATGGCTTCGGCGACGGCGTTATCGTATGGACATCCCTTTGTACTCAAAGATCTTTGAATCCCAAATGTTTCTAAAGCCTCGGAAAGTAGTTTATTATCAAACTCTTTTCCTCGGTCTGTATGAAACATTTGAATGTTATGCAAGTTACCTTTAATGCTTGCCAATGCTTTATATACCAGGTCAGCTGTCTTATTTGGACCAGCACTATAGCCGATAATTTCTCGGTTGAAAAGATCGACAAATAAGCATACGTAATGCCATTTTTTCTCGACACGGACGTATGTTAAATCACTTACAACTACTGTTAATGCTTCTTCTTGGTTAAATGGACGTTTTAACTCGTTTCGGGTAGGAGCTTCCTTACTGGATTGTTTATATGGCTTGTATTGTGCCACCGTATAATTCGATACCAAGCCTAGTTGTTTCATAATCCGACCGATTCGACGACGAGAAACGATCTAGTTTTGCTTCTTTAACTCTACTTTGAGTTTGCGAGTACCATAGTTACAACGACTTCCCTTAAAAATGCGTTGAATTTCATTGGAAAGCTCCACTTCTTCTCTTTCATGGGCTTCTTTTTCGCACAAATTGGCTTGATAGTAGTAACTACTTTTGGGTATATGGAGGACGTTACACATTGCTGATACTGAATATTTGTGTGTGTTATTTCGAATCACGTTTATTTTCGTCCCATAATCAGCGCAGCTTGCTTTAAAATGTCATTCTCCATCATTAAGCGTTGATTTTCTTTGCGCAATCTCACTAACTCATTCTCTTCCTCTGTACGATTATCTTTCGCAGAAAAGGATCCAGTATCTTGATGATTTTTAATCCAACGATTTAATGAGGATGGTGTGATTTCATACTCTCGACAGATATCCGCACGGGACTTTGCATTTTCATATAGCTTTACTAATTGAAGTCTGAGGCCTTTTGCTGCTTTTTCTGATGTGTAAAATGAAAGAGCTATCGCTCCACATTTATCTTCTTCTTGATAAGGGATATTCGCTTCCAAATGATTTTCAAAGTCAGTTTCTTCAACCACTTCTTTTTTGGTATATCTATAAACTGGTTCTAAATTATCTGCTCCTGCGTCGGAGGGTGGGCAACATTCTGGCATATCAGCCTGATTTTAAAAAACCATTATTATATCCTTCCCCTTCTTTTTTATGCATATACCTTACGATTATGTATAAATAGTAAATAATTCCTAAATACAATATAGCAATATTCACTACAAAAAAGATAAATTCGACAAAATAAGACATAAAACATATAGAAATCTAATTTTAACTTTAACACTGAAAGAAAAACCGAAATAAACTCACTATAAAATCGGACATAATGGATATTTGTTTGTTACATAAATACAAAGAAAACCAGGTAATCCATGAAATTAAAGAATATTTCTACAGACGAGGCAGTACTTGCAAGTAGAAAATTTGCACCAGCGAATCCAAATGGGCTTTTGACGTGGATATCGGGATTGATCCAGTAACTGGTAAACGCCAGCAAAAGACCAAAGTGGTATTCCAAAGAAAAAAGAAACTGAAAAAGCTGAAACCTTGACGTTCCATAATGGAAAATATGATTTGTATTAAGGAGTCCTGTCAAACCTTTAGCAATTTTACAAAAGAATGGAAACTATTTACAGTTAAGCGGAAAATGTTAAACCCGCAACCATTCAAGTATGTCATGAAATCGGGAAATTGCTTCCTTACTTTGGTCAGTTAAAGCTGAAATTTACGATATCAAGATTCTTAAACGATTTAAAGGAGTGAGGATATTCAGACAGTACAAGAGAAGGAATTCATCGGACTGGTAGGTTGATCTTCTGAAAAGCGTTAGAGTTTGAATTGTTTAAAATATTCCCAGCTGAATTTGTTTATCTCAAAATAGCTAAGAAGACCATTGAGCAGTTGGAGGAAGAAGAGCTTTCAAAATATCTCGTTTCAGTTTAGGTTAGAAATGATTAGATTTTTGTGTGTAAATTGATAATAATGTTTTCCATTTCTTTTATTCAACGATAAAATTTATTTCTCATTCTTGAGACCATTACATTTATTAGTGTTTTACTTCAGTTAATTTTCTCTCAGAAGAAAATCAGATTTTTTCCATGGACAACTACTCAGCTAATTTTTTAAAATGCTTCTTCCAACACTTTGAATTTATAACTAATTTTTTAAACCAGTCTTTTACAACCTATTTATTACTATCTAATCGCACATAATGGTTATAATGTGCGATTAAGAAAAAAATTATAGTATACCAGAATTTATCTTCTTTCCTTATATATTCATATTTAATTGTTAATTGCATTTTAATAAAACCACTATAAAATCAGCATCTGCAATAAGTGATACTAGAATGATAATTGAGTGACTTATCAGTAAATCTTGATTTTTATGTTTACGAGTTGCAAAAATCAAGTTTTTTCTATATATAAGAAATGTAAATTTCACAACTCAGTACCAACGTACTATATTATTTTAAAATAATGAACATTAGCAATAGTTCACATGTTGAACAGTAACTTTATTTACCTTTGTG carries:
- the cdiI gene encoding ribonuclease toxin immunity protein CdiI; translation: MRTEEQRELIKVYYHVMGDGRFLTILEHISKAIGYGDEYARFVFANNWDEWEEDYFGEEGVCYYIDAPAVEEDVEFVLDYDTFYQYLVEDSEEYLEKYPNNRVHVEELLGEIRKRFNIKGV
- a CDS encoding CdiA family toxin C-terminal domain-containing protein, giving the protein MNQTYLYCLVYFLDRLFFRFYPTQRYLYCLSKDTQPKTVYDPSIVSDEQLIEWGKEAMKNGEVNGRVVDGIASNGVRFRGFLNLETNEITNFFPTIE
- a CDS encoding TetR/AcrR family transcriptional regulator, whose protein sequence is MNRKRMTQEERKIETRRMLLDAAAEIFAQLGFHGASVDKIAEYAGYSKGAVYANFSSKEELFLALLEEKMKRDVDTIHQAMKKQHSIDQFIEKIEYHFDLERQTNKVWSILNMEFLLYSMRQESARKKWTAMIVESVEQISEGIESMIEPKNRESAPSAEELAWTILSLGNGMATLHYIAEGRVPHNLYGKALKNIFKTS
- a CDS encoding ASCH domain-containing protein, translated to MNNRVKEFWNEFCEETKKEGIQYRDAFQFGASADWLAELVVTGKKKATTSGLVFYEMEKEAIPTVGEYYIVLNGKENPVAVIEIESVQVVPMNEVTEEFALAEGEGDYRFWWNAHEKFFTELLKEYDIAFSPNMLVVCEMFKKVYPK
- a CDS encoding Arm DNA-binding domain-containing protein, which produces MCTSESKWAFDVDIGIDPVTGKRQQKTKVVFQRKKKLKKLKP